Below is a window of Deltaproteobacteria bacterium DNA.
GGCTACGAGGGTGGCTACGACGCCGTGAGACGGTTCATACGGCGTTGGCGGGAGGAGGCGGGGCTCAAGGCGCCGGACGCCTACGTGCCTCTGGAATTTGCACCAGGCAAGGCCTATCAGTTCGACTGGAGCCATGAGCAACTGGAGATCGGCGGGCTGCCCATGGCCATCAAGGTGTCGCACATGCGCCTGTGCCATAGCCGCCTTCTCTTCTGCCAGGGTTTTCCCCGCGAGACCATGGAGATGGTCTTCGAGGCCCACAACCGCGCCTTCGATTTCATTGGCGGCGCATGCGGCCACGGCATCTACGATAACATGACCACCGCCGTGTCGAAAGTGCTGCGCGGCAAGCTCCGGGAACTCAACCCGCGCTTCGAAGAGTTGTGCGCCCATTACCTCGTCGAGCCGATCATGTGCACGCCTGCGGCCGGCTGGGAAAAGGGGCAGGTGGAGAACTCGGTCGGGCTCATGCGCAAACGCTTTCTGGCGGGTCGCACGAAATTCGCCAGCATCGAGGAGCTCAACGAATACCTGCTTGAGCGGGCCGTGGGCTGGGCCAAGAGTCAACAGCATCCGGAACTGCGCGACAAGACGGTCTGGGAAGTCTTTGAAGCAGAGCGTGAGATGTTGATCCGGGCACCCAAGGAGTTCGATGGCTACCGCCTGGAGCATTGCCGGGTGTCTTCGACCTGTCTGGTGCACTTCGACCGCAACCGCTACAGCGTGCCGTGCGAGGCGGCTGGCAAGGTCGTGCAGGTCAAGGCTTACGCGGGAAGGCTCAAGGTCGTGGAAGGCGGCAAGCTGATCGCTGAGCACAAACGGGAGTTCGGTCGCGACAAGACCATCTACGATCCCTGGCACTACGTCCCCCTGC
It encodes the following:
- a CDS encoding IS21 family transposase, with product MLTVETIRKIKLAHGRDEKSIGQIARDFNLSRNTVRKVLRSDATKFEYHRTVQPMPKMEGFTDWVVEQLEHDAKQPKKYRRTAKVLFEQLQGQGYEGGYDAVRRFIRRWREEAGLKAPDAYVPLEFAPGKAYQFDWSHEQLEIGGLPMAIKVSHMRLCHSRLLFCQGFPRETMEMVFEAHNRAFDFIGGACGHGIYDNMTTAVSKVLRGKLRELNPRFEELCAHYLVEPIMCTPAAGWEKGQVENSVGLMRKRFLAGRTKFASIEELNEYLLERAVGWAKSQQHPELRDKTVWEVFEAEREMLIRAPKEFDGYRLEHCRVSSTCLVHFDRNRYSVPCEAAGKVVQVKAYAGRLKVVEGGKLIAEHKREFGRDKTIYDPWHYVPLLDRKPGALRNGAPFTAWALPEAIEQVREVLRRYDDWDRQFAGILTAVPSHGLDVVAEACRTALNQRTVSKDAVLSILNRQQDDEPAPVVSIPSRLELGCMPVADCGRYDRLLRGAHAAQ